The following coding sequences lie in one Notolabrus celidotus isolate fNotCel1 chromosome 6, fNotCel1.pri, whole genome shotgun sequence genomic window:
- the zpd gene encoding zona pellucida glycoprotein d isoform X1, giving the protein MFGVKQLSVVLVLLLGLAHRGVDGACSVEHCSNSTRCVLSKDQRSCKCAHGYYADKCDHNADVKVICGKDYITIRALEDFFKYHNVPLQSLHLPNKSCRAQREVIDGATYYMSRISRDQYLACGGRPLEKNFTHILYSLSLLSEPQVTGNIIRDPVIKMDYTCVYTYSRTVSLPFPVVPFSTETVMRVDDLDATVQLMLYTDRSYTKAYSSAPTIELRDKVYVEVTVTEPADFFLLLVDECWATQFPQPNTTEGSAHSLLQNGCVKDRTVSFLNTTEGQSGHNGGSSTIHYSFDMFRFTTEPHELYLHCTVQLCEPVDYKSCTPSCNSISKREAVRAGPAQSLLSYGPIRVEVPDRPPSSALMTVVLPVVGVWAVGFFLIVLITVAKAGNRRLSHKEENTP; this is encoded by the exons GCAGTGTGGAGCACTGCTCAAACAGCACCAGATGTGTTCTGTCCAAAGACCAGAGGAGCTGCAAGTGTGCCCACGGATACTACGCTGACAAGTGTGACCACA atGCAGACGTCAAAGTGATTTGTGGTAAAGACTACATAACAATCAGAGCTCTGGAGGATTTCTTCAAGTATCACAACGTGCCGCTGCAGTCTCTTCACCTGCCCAACAAATCGTGCCGTGCTCAGAGGGAGGTGATCGATGGTGCAACCTACTACATGTCCAGGATATCCAGAGACCAGTATTTAGCGTGTGGAGGCAGGCCTTTAGAG AAAAACTTCACTCACATCTTGTACTCTCTGAGTCTCCTGTCAGAGCCTCAGGTTACTGGAAACATCATCAGAGATCCTGTCATTAAGATGGACTACACGTGTGTCTATACGTACTCCAGGACAGTGAGCCTGCCTTTCCCAGTCGTCCCCTTTTCCAC TGAGACAGTGATGCGTGTGGATGATCTAGACGCCACAGTGCAGTTGATGTTGTACACAGACCGCTCCTACACCAAGGCCTACAGCAGTGCCCCCACCATCGAACTCAGAGACAAG GTGTATGTTGAGGTTACGGTGACGGAGCCTGCAGATTTCTTCCTGCTGCTGGTGGATGAGTGTTGGGCCACACAGTTTCCCCAGCCGAACACCACTGAGGGATCAGCTCACTCCCTGCTGCAGAACGG GTGTGTGAAAGATCGGACCGTGTCCTTTCTTAACACGACGGAGGGACAGTCAGGACATAACGGAGGAAGTTCAACCATCCATTACAGCTTTGACATGTTTCGCTTCACAACAGAACCTCATGAACTCTACCTGCACTGCACTGTTCAGCTGTGTGAGCCCGTCGACTACAAGTCCTGCACGCCT AGCTGTAATTCCATCAGTAAGAGAGAAGCTGTGAGAGCAGGACCTGCCCAGAGTCTTCTGTCCTACGGACCCATCAGAGTCGAAGTACCAGACAGACCTCCAtcca GTGCGCTGATGACGGTGGTGCTGCCCGTAGTAGGTGTGTGGGCCGTGGGCTTCTTCCTCATCGTCCTCATCACTGTGGCGAAAGCAGGCAACAGGAGGCTCTCACACAAAGAGGAGAACACACCGTAG
- the zpd gene encoding zona pellucida glycoprotein d isoform X2, which produces MFGVKLSVVLVLLLGLAHRGVDGACSVEHCSNSTRCVLSKDQRSCKCAHGYYADKCDHNADVKVICGKDYITIRALEDFFKYHNVPLQSLHLPNKSCRAQREVIDGATYYMSRISRDQYLACGGRPLEKNFTHILYSLSLLSEPQVTGNIIRDPVIKMDYTCVYTYSRTVSLPFPVVPFSTETVMRVDDLDATVQLMLYTDRSYTKAYSSAPTIELRDKVYVEVTVTEPADFFLLLVDECWATQFPQPNTTEGSAHSLLQNGCVKDRTVSFLNTTEGQSGHNGGSSTIHYSFDMFRFTTEPHELYLHCTVQLCEPVDYKSCTPSCNSISKREAVRAGPAQSLLSYGPIRVEVPDRPPSSALMTVVLPVVGVWAVGFFLIVLITVAKAGNRRLSHKEENTP; this is translated from the exons GCAGTGTGGAGCACTGCTCAAACAGCACCAGATGTGTTCTGTCCAAAGACCAGAGGAGCTGCAAGTGTGCCCACGGATACTACGCTGACAAGTGTGACCACA atGCAGACGTCAAAGTGATTTGTGGTAAAGACTACATAACAATCAGAGCTCTGGAGGATTTCTTCAAGTATCACAACGTGCCGCTGCAGTCTCTTCACCTGCCCAACAAATCGTGCCGTGCTCAGAGGGAGGTGATCGATGGTGCAACCTACTACATGTCCAGGATATCCAGAGACCAGTATTTAGCGTGTGGAGGCAGGCCTTTAGAG AAAAACTTCACTCACATCTTGTACTCTCTGAGTCTCCTGTCAGAGCCTCAGGTTACTGGAAACATCATCAGAGATCCTGTCATTAAGATGGACTACACGTGTGTCTATACGTACTCCAGGACAGTGAGCCTGCCTTTCCCAGTCGTCCCCTTTTCCAC TGAGACAGTGATGCGTGTGGATGATCTAGACGCCACAGTGCAGTTGATGTTGTACACAGACCGCTCCTACACCAAGGCCTACAGCAGTGCCCCCACCATCGAACTCAGAGACAAG GTGTATGTTGAGGTTACGGTGACGGAGCCTGCAGATTTCTTCCTGCTGCTGGTGGATGAGTGTTGGGCCACACAGTTTCCCCAGCCGAACACCACTGAGGGATCAGCTCACTCCCTGCTGCAGAACGG GTGTGTGAAAGATCGGACCGTGTCCTTTCTTAACACGACGGAGGGACAGTCAGGACATAACGGAGGAAGTTCAACCATCCATTACAGCTTTGACATGTTTCGCTTCACAACAGAACCTCATGAACTCTACCTGCACTGCACTGTTCAGCTGTGTGAGCCCGTCGACTACAAGTCCTGCACGCCT AGCTGTAATTCCATCAGTAAGAGAGAAGCTGTGAGAGCAGGACCTGCCCAGAGTCTTCTGTCCTACGGACCCATCAGAGTCGAAGTACCAGACAGACCTCCAtcca GTGCGCTGATGACGGTGGTGCTGCCCGTAGTAGGTGTGTGGGCCGTGGGCTTCTTCCTCATCGTCCTCATCACTGTGGCGAAAGCAGGCAACAGGAGGCTCTCACACAAAGAGGAGAACACACCGTAG
- the LOC117813932 gene encoding NACHT, LRR and PYD domains-containing protein 3-like, whose product MNQCEDGEEGDPPSKSTLCGEHEAQRLEEQRRPDTAGPGPEPSCVSLKIDRSKDLPFEFKDGRQSDRPKVQHQRPDSPGPGPSCVSLKSDNSMDRWIEFKSVEMSADERRIQQCFYQDPLHRIYHINTLLQENIISFVKTEMKKIQITLSADYPECLESQSEDEDEEQRRSREAFLEITLHFLRRMKQEELADCLQSRTVAAECRRKLKSDLKEKFQCVFEGIAKAGNPTLLNQIYTELYITEGGTGEVNDEHEVRQIEAASRTPHRPETTIRQEDIFKGSPGRVQPIRAVLTKGVAGIGKTVLTQKFTLDWAEDKAHQDIQFTFPFTFRELNVLRERKFSLVELVHHFFTQTREAELCRFEEFQVVFIFDGLDECRLPLDFHNNQILTDVTESTSVDVLLTNLIRGNLLPSARLWITTRPAAANQIPPECVDMVTEVRGFTDPQKKEYFRKRFRDQEQASRVISHIKTSRSIHIMCHIPVFCWITATVLEDVLKTREGGELPRTLTEMYIHFLVVQSKLKSIKYDGGAETDPLWNKKSRKMIQSLGKLAFDQLQKGNLIFYESDLRECGIKIKEASVYSGVFTQIFREERGLYQDKVFCFIHLSVQEFLAALHVHLTFTKSGLNLMEAEQPTSLISKIFRDKPELTHLHQSAVDQALQSPNGHLDLFLRFLLGLSLQTNQSLLRGLMTQTGSSSQTNQETVQYIKKKFSEDLSAERSINLFHCLNELNDRSLVEEIQQSLRSGHLSTEKLSPAQWSALVFILLSSEKDLDVFDLKKCSASEEALLRLLPVIKASNKAVFTGCNLSERSCEALSSVLSFQSSSLRDLDLSNNNLQDSGVEKLSAGLKSPHCKLETLRFTGCNLSERSCEALFSVLSSQSSSLKDLDLSNNDLQDSGVKILSSGLKSPHCKLETLRFTGCNLSERSCEVLSSVLSSQSSSLRDLDLSNNDLQDSGVKLLSSGLKSSHCTLETLSLSGCLITMTGCASLASALSSNPSHLRELYLSYNHPGDSGVKLLEDPLCRLDTLRVDHGGEQWLKPGLKKYVCELTLDSNTANRQLRLSEDNRKVTRVREDQSCTDHPDRFDSWPQLLCRDGLTGRCYWEVEWRGWVYISVSYRGISRKGDSPDSLFGFNDQSWSLICSDKGYSVRHNNRETFPPLSSSSDSHRVAVYVDCPAGTLSFYRVSSDSLIHLHTFSTSFTEPLYPGFRLWSYGSSVCVCSV is encoded by the exons ATGAATCAGtgtgaggatggagaggagggagacccTCCCTCTAAAAGCACTCTGTGTGGGGAACATGAAGCTCAGAG gcTAGAGGAGCAGCGCAGACCAGACACTGCTGGACCAGGACCTgaacccagctgtgtgtccttaaagatTGACCGGTCGAAGGATCTACCTTTTGAATTCAAAGATGGCCGTCAGTCTGATCGTCCAAA agtccaacatcagagaccagactctcctggacctggacccagctgtgtgtccctAAAGAGTGACAACTCTATGGATCGATGGATTGAGTTCAAGTCTGTCGAGATGAGTGCTGATGAAAG GAGGATCCAGCAGTGTTTCTACCAGGATCCACTACATAGAATCTATCACAtcaacact ctgctccaggagaacatcatcagttttgtaaaGACTGAGATGAAGAAGATCCAGATAACTCTGAGTGcagattacccagaatgcttagagagtcagagtgaggatgaggatgaagagcagaggaggagcagagaggcctttctggagatcactctgcacttcctgaggagaatgaagcaggaggagctggctgactgtctgcagagca gaactgttgctgcagagtgcagacgtaaactgaagtctgacctgaaggagaagttccagtgtgtgtttgaggggatcgctaaagcaggaaacccaacccttctgaaccagatctacacagagctctacatcacagagggagggactggagaggtcaatgatgaacatgaggtcagacagattgaagcagcatccaggacaccacacagaccagagaccaccatcagacaagaagacatctttaaaggctcacctggaagagttcaaccaatcagagcagtgctgacaaagggagtggctggcattgggaaaacagtcttaacacagaagttcactctggactgggctgaagacaaagcccaccaggacatccagttcacatttcccttcactttcagagagctgaatgtgctgagagagagaaagttcagcttggtggaacttgttcatcacttctttactcaAACCAGAGAAGCAgaactctgcaggtttgaagagttccaggttgtgttcatctttgacggtctggatgagtgtcgacttcctctggacttccacaacaatcagatcctgactgatgttacagagtccacctcagtggacgtgctgctgacaaacctcatcagggggaacctgctcccctctgctcgcctctggatcaccacacgacctgcagcagccaatcagatccctcctgagtgtgttgacatggtgacagaggtcagagggttcacCGACCCTCAGAAGAAGGAGTACTTCAGGAAGAGATTCAGAGACCAGGAGCAGGCCAGCAGAGTCATCTCCCACATCAAGACATCCCGAAGCAtccacatcatgtgccacatcccagtcttctgctggatcactgctacagttctggaggatgtgctgaagaccagagagggaggagagctgcccaggaccctgactgagatgtacatccacttcctggtggtccagtccaaactgaagagcatcaagtacgatggaggagctgagactgatccactctggaataaaaagagcaggaagatgatccagtctctgggaaaactggcttttgatcagctgcagaaaggaaacctgatcttctatgagTCCGACCTTAGAGAGTGTGGCATCAAGATCAAGGAAGCCtcagtgtactcaggagtgttcacacagatcttcagagaggagagaggactgtaccaggacaaggtgttctgcttcatccacctgagcgttcaggagtttctggctgctcttcatgtccatctgaccttcaccaaGTCTGGACTCAACCTGATGGAAGCAGAACAACCAACATCCCTGATCTCTAAAATCTTTAGAGACAAACCTGAACTGACACATCTCCATCAGAGTGCTGTGGACCAGGCCTTACAGAGTCCAAATGGACATCTGGACTTGTTCCTGCGCTTCCTCCTGGGTCTTTCactgcagaccaatcagagtctcctgagagGTCTgatgacacagacaggaagtagctcacagaccaatcaggaaacagtccagtacatcaagaagaagttcagtgaggatctgtctgcagagagaagcatcaacctgttccactgtctgaatgaactgaatgatcGTTCTCTAGTGGAGGAGATCCAACAGTCCCTGAGATCAGGACATCTCTCCACAGAGaaactgtctcctgctcagtggtcagctctggtcttcatcttactgtcctcagagaaagatctggacgtgtttgacctgaagaaatgctctgcttcagaggaagctctgctgaggctgctgccagtgatcaaagcctccaacaaagctgt GTTCACtggatgtaacctgtcagagagaagctgtgaagctctgtcctcagtaCTCAGCTTccagtcctccagtctgagagacctggacctgagtaacaacaacctgcaggattcaggagtggagAAACTGTCTGCTGGACTGAAGAGTCCTCACTGTAAACTGGAAACCCTCAG GTTCACtggatgtaacctgtcagagagaagctgtgaagctctgttctcagtcctcagctcccagtcctccagtctgaaagacctggacctgagtaacaacgacctgcaggattcaggagtgaagaTCCTTTCATCTGGACTGAAGAGTCCTCACTGTAAACTTGAAACCCTCAG GTTCACtggatgtaacctgtcagagagaagctgtgaagttctgtcctcagtcctcagctcccagtcctccagtctgagagacctagacctgagtaacaacgacctgcaggattcaggagtgaagctCCTTTCATCTGGACTGAAGAGTTCTCACTGTACACTGGAAACCCTCAG TCTGTCAGGATGTCTGATCACAATGAcaggctgtgcttctctggcctcagctctgagctCAAACCCCTCCCACCTGAGAGAGCTTTATCTGAGCTACAACCATCCAGGAGACTCAGGAGTGAAGCTGTTGGAGGATCCACTCTGCAGACTGGATACACTGAG ggtggaccatggtggagagcagtggttaaaacctggactgaagaagt atgtctgtgaactcactctggactcaaacacagcaaacagacaGCTCAGattgtctgaagacaacaggaagGTGACACGTGTGAGAGAGGATCAGTCATGTACTGATCATCCAGACAGATTTGACTCCTGGCCTCAGCTGCTGTGTAGAGATGGTCTGACTGGtcgctgttactgggaggtcgAGTGGAGAGGATGGGTTTATATATCAGTGAGTTACAGAGGAATCAGCAGGAAAGGAGACAGTCCTGACAGTCTGTTTGGATTTAATGATCAGTCCTGGAGTCTGATCTGCTCTGATAAAGGTTACTCTGTCCGTCACAATAACAGAGAAacattcccccctctctcctcgtcctctgactctcacagagtagcagtgtatgtggactgtcctgctggcactctgtccttctacagagtctcctctgactcCCTGATCCACCTTCACACCTTCAGCACCTCCTTCACTGAACCTCTGTATCCTGGGTTTAGGTTGTGGTCTTATggttcctcagtgtgtgtgtgttctgtgtag